A region of the Oceanihabitans sp. IOP_32 genome:
TGATAAAAAATCAGTAATTTCAATTCCATTAAATTCTTCATTTAAGAAATATTCTGAATAATCAGGATACTTTCTTTTGATTGTTATTTTTTTTCTATTTCTCGAATCGCCTTTACATACTAAAATTGAATTCTCAGTATAATCAAAATCTAAATAACTCATTCCATTTCTATTTTTTTTCTAACAACACTTGGTTGTCTTTTTAATAATTCTGCTACTTTGTCAATCCTACCAAAGGCCTCAAAAGCTCTATTCATTAATCTTATTTCATTGTTACTCCAATTTTCATAAGCTCTTTCATAAAGTTTTCTGGTTTCAATTTGTGGTAATGTCAATTTGGTATCATCTTTTTTAGGAAAACCCTCAACATATTCTTGCGCTTTTTCAATAAGTACATTTATTTCATCTTCTGGTAATTTTGGGGTAATAATATTTTTAGTTTCATTATTTGTTTCATTTTCAACTATGTTATTCGTAGTTCTATAAAAATGCCATTCAAAATGTTTTGGATTTCTGCTACTATGTTGAAACTTGCATTGTGGTATTAAGTTTAAGGCATTTTTTTCTTTTAATTGCCTTAAAAACTTTCTGAATTGACTCCCATTATTTTTGTCTTTTTCAATCAGTTTTTTTCTAGCTAAAATAGGGTACAAGTCTGTACTTCTCAAACCGTCATCATTTATTTGTTCAAGATGTTCCTGTATTGCTTTGCTAATTCTTCTAGCTTTCTGAAATTCTTCGTGACTGATTTTCATCTAAATTATTGCCAACGGTCTCGTGTATGAGTAGTAGCGGATTTCTACTCACAAACCTTTCGGTTTTGTATAGACCTTTATTTTATGTTTATACTTTCTTTTTATGATTTAAACCGCTATTACTTATACACATCTTTGTTGAACGAATCCTCCCTACCGGTCGGAAGCCCATCTTTATTGCTTAGTTATTACATTCTTTCTGTAAATGTAATATATTTATTAATTTGTAGCTAAATTTTAAATTTATTATGATGTTTAAAAAAAAGTAAAACCATTGCTGAACGCGCTTTCGAGGAAGTATCCGGTTTCAGCACCCTTCAAAGCAAATTAGAACGGAGCTTTTCTATTAATGGTAAAGCTAAAAGCACCTTAAGTAATTACCTGCGATGTTTGGCACACCTAGCTTTGCACTATTAAACAAAGCCCAGAAACGCTCTCGGTTGAGAGTATGGAGTCTTATCTTTATTATTGCCAAAAACTACACAAAACACCTTCTGAGAGTTTCTTTAAACACACCATTTACGGACTTAGAGCGGCCTACAAGGTTATGGGTATGCCGGCCAAACGCGTGGCTTTGCCAGTGATTAAACGGGACTTAAAATTACCAACTGTGCTTAGCCAAGACGAAGTTAAACGTCTTTTAAGAGCCCCCAAGTATCTTAAACACCGTTTAATTATAGGGATGCTTTACGGGTGTGGACTGCGCAGTTACGAACTTTGCAATCTAAAATTGGCAGATATTGACTTTGATCGCAAAACGGTTTTTGTTCCTAAGAAAAAAGGTAAGATAGACTGGTATATTCCTTTAAGCAAATATTTAGTAAATGGTTTAAAGACCTATATTAAAACGGAAAGCCCTCAGATTTATCTTTTCAATAGTCAGGTTACCAAACAAGGGGAACCCCGAGGACTAAGCACTAATGGCGTTCGATGGGTGATAAACGAAAACCGAAGTAAAATAGGAAGTTCCAAAAAGATTACAGCCCACACCTTGCGGCACAGTTTTGCCACACATTTGTTAGAGTATGGTGTTGACATCGTTAGCCTAAAGGAGCTTTTAGGGCATGCGCATATAGAAATGACCCTAACCTATTTACATGTGGCCAATCTCCCCAGTGGTTCGAAGTTTTCTCCACTAGACAAGCTTTACGATTAATGTCTGGCGAGCATAAGGTAGCCCACATTTTAGAAATGGAGCAGCTACAGCTTAAAAGATTGAGTTTAACCTCTTGGCATTATCGTGCTTTACAAGCGATACGCAGATGCCGCACTAAAGCTATGGGCGGACACATTGATAAATGCGATGGTTGCCATCAATTACACATCAGTTATAACAGTTGTAGGAACAGACATTGTCCAAGCTGCCAAGGTCACAAACGCGAAACGTGGATCAGAGCAAGGGAGTCCGAACTTCTTAATGTGCCTTATTTTCATTTGGTGTTTACCCTTCCAAGTGCGTTTAACAGCTACGCCTTGAGCCATGGTAAAATAGTGTACGGCAGTTTATTTAAAGCTGCCTGGCAGACCTTGCAGCAATTTGGGTATAATCCCAAACATCTGGGCGGTCGCATGGGTATGATTGCGGTGTTGCATACTTGGGGTCAAAATATGATTTTGCATCCGCACCTGCACTGCATTGTGCCAGGAGGTGGTCTGAGCAAATCAGGGCTATGGAAAAAGGCAAAGAACAATGGAAAGTACCTATTTAATGTAAAATCCATGAGCAAGGTATTTAGAGGAAAGTATGTCGCTGAGCTTAGAAAAAGCGGGTTAAAAATCCCTCAAAAGGTATATAATGAAGTATTCCGAAAAAAGTGGGAGGTCTATGCCAAACCACTATGTCATTGAGTATTTAGGTAGATACACCCATAAAATAGCCATTAGTAACCATCGCATTACCAATATTGACCGTAAAAATTGCAGGGTGACATTTACAGCTAAAGATTATCGTCGTGCAGGAAAGAAAACCAACTTAACCTTATCTAGTCAAGAGTTTATCAGGAGGTTTGCTTGCATATTTTACCCAAGGGTTTTACACGAATACGACATTATGGTATTTTAAGCAGCAGTTGGAAAAAGAACAAGTTGCCAAAGCTACAAGCTGAATTGGCTACCCAAAAGATAGTGCTTGTTGAAACAGAGCGCCCTCTCTTACACCGTCGATGTCCTGTTTGTAAAAAAGGAAGACTGCATACCATTTTACTGTTTAATGACCGCGGACCTCCCGAAAATTGGCACGTTTTACTAAAAGATAAAAAATTGAATAGGAGCAACTAAAATTTATCTGCAGATGCGGACTGGATCTGGTATGCTTTAACCTAAAAATTAAACGATAAAAACTAGAGTTTATAAATTAAAACCACCAAAACAGCCCTTTTAACCTTATAAAATGACTGAGTTTTATACATTTTAGCCTCTCAAAAAAAATCTAATCACATTTATCCTGACATAAATCTATCGTTATACCCATAGACGGCAAATTAACCGGATTCGTCAACACAATATTCAGCTCTAGCCTATCGGCGAGCCGAATACTTAGTTATTGGCAACTGGCTTTTTTAGTTCATATCAATAAAGATCAATCGGGTCTTTCAGGAATATAAACAACATCAACTTCTACATTATTTCCATATTTTACTATGATAGAACATAATACTGAAACACTTTCTCCATTGTGAACAGCAGGTTTCATTATAGGCATTTTTCTAAGCACTCTTAAGATTTCTGCTTGAACGGTTACTTCTGAATTTCTAACTTTCATTCCAGTCAGTTTTCCAGATTCGTCGATTATAAAAAACACATCTACTTGCTTTGGTTCTAACAGATTTAAATCTTTAGATACACTCAAGTTAAACTCTCTTTTAATAAATGTCGATACTTTATTAATGAAACATTCTCTTGTTTCTTCTATTGAGAGTTCTTCACAGCCATTATATACTGGCGCAATTTCTACATCATTCAATATTATACTATCGTCAGAAGTATAGATTGCCATACCATCATCTTGCGATACTATGCTGCATAAACTTAATAAAGCCTGTTGCTCTGCTTCTGTCATATTTCCTTGTGCCATTACTTGTTCCTGAACAGCATTTATTTTCGTCATTAAATCACTTTTTGTGTTTTTTAACGAGTTGGATTCTTCCTTACAAGAAAAACATAGTAAAATAATAAATATGGTTGAAATGACCATGAAATTTTGGAATTCAAATTTTGTTTTACGATTAAATTTGTATTTCATAAGTTTTAATTTTTTGCTTGTTGCCAACGTCTCCGTAGTCGAGTAGGCAAAGGGAATTTTACCCTAAGCCTCTCACATAACCGTACCCCGCATCAAGTGCGGGGCAGGCTGTGATAGTCTCCCATCATACGGCTCTTGTTATACAAATCTAAACTATCTTACTTAATAAAGCCCATTTGCCAATGATAAAACAAGTTAGGGAATTGCTCCTGTACTCTTGTAAACCACTGATAAGCTCGCTTTATACTGTTTTTATAGCGTTTATACCTTTTTCTTGCCCATCTCACTAAACGATTGTTGAGTAATTTGAAAACCTTGTGTAACATAGAGATTCTAAATTTTCCATAGTAACGTATCCAACCCCTAATCATTGGATTAAGGCAGTAGGCAATTCCTACAATACTCTTAACGGTCATTCTATGTACCTTCAATTCTCCTAATTTATCTGCAATGCGTTTCTTGGAACTTATGCTTATTGCACAGTCAAAGCTTAAAAATAATCTTTTTGTTTTCTTTGATTTTGATGTTCTAGGTTGAAATGAGTATCCTAGAAAATCAAATTTAACAATTGGATATTTCTGTTGTCTTCGATAGTCCTTGCAATACACAATTTTGGTTTTCTTTGGATGTAATTCCAAACCTATTTTTGTCATTCTGTTTCGGATGGTGCTCAGCGTTCGTTCTGCGTGTTGTTGACTGCTACAATGTACAATTACATCGTCGGCATAACGTGTGTAGTTTATTGTAGAATCGTTTTGTTCCAACCATTTGTCAAAACCATAATGCAGAAACAGGTTTGCCAGCACAGGACTTATAACTCCGCCTTGTGGCGTTCCTTTTCCCTTGTTTATTATGATTTCTCCTGTCTTGGTCAAAACAGGGCTTGCGAGCCATCGTGCAATATAGCGTTTCACCCAGTTTTCTGGAATGTGCTTCTCTACTGCAAGCATCAGTTTGTTATGGTCAATATTGTCAAAGAATCCTTTAATGTCTAGGTCTATTACCCAATCGGACTTCCAACAGTTTTTCCTCACAGCTGTTAATGCTTGATGTGCATTTCTGTGTGGTCTGTATCCGTAGGAATTAGGACTGAATACTTTTTCTAATCGAGGTTCTATGTACATCTTTATAACCATTTGTCGGTCGCTTATGGTAGGAATGCCTAATTTTCGAACGTTGCCATCCTTCTTTGGGATTTCTACTTGTTTAACCATTGGTGGAAAATAACTACCCGATGCCATCCGATTCCAAAGTTTGTACAGGTGTTTTCTACGATGTGCATCAAATTCTTCCATGCTAATCGAGTCTACACCTGCGCTACCTTTATTGGCTCGCACTTTCTTATAAGCTTCCCATACCATGGTTCTGCTTATAGGTATTGATTTTGTTTCATTCCATAAATTCATCCTCAATGTATTGAGTTGTTAAATGTAATGCAACTGTATAACCTAATCCCTTCGCTCCATTTCCATTACAGAAACATCATCACTACTACGGACTAGTCCGCCCCTGAACTATAACATCGGTATTCTACCTTTAGATTGTTTCTATTGTGTATTTCCCTTAACATTTATAATCAGGTTCTCGAGTTCCGTAAATAAGCCTAGATAAAAGTCATGCCCCCTGAATGACGCCTGCCGTATAGCCAATAAAATAGGTGACCGCTATACTTATAACTCCGTATCATACTCCGTAGCTTTTGACAGAATGTAGCAACTTCTCGACACCTCGAAAGGGGTTCACTTGCGTTCATCTCTTTTATCCGTACCTGACCAGTTCTTGACTCGCCGTTTCCTAAACGCTCAATACCTTGGCTCTTTACCAAAGCACCTTTAGGTGGTTTAATGCCTCTTCCTATAAAGCAACATTGGTGGGTCGGTTCCACCATCTTATTTACAGTTCACAATGAGTTATTGTTGCCGCTCATTGCTTGCTCGACACACTATGAAAAGTAGGCGATTTCGAAGCACCAAACTTTTTGGATAAGCACAAAGCTTGATACGAGCCACAACTCTTGATTTTACTCCTGTTTCGCCTATTTTTTATATACATTGTTACCTGCTGGCTTTTTTCTTCAGTTTTAGTTTCATCATTATGTCTGTCTGTTCATCATTTCCCAATTGGAAAATATGTTTGTCAAATGCTACAAATCCATTTTTTTCATAAAATCTGATTGCTCTTGGGTTTTGCTCCCAAACGCCTAACCAAACATATTCTACGTTTTTTTCTTTCGCCAATTCAATCGCTTTGTTGTAAAGAATTTGTCCGACTTTTTTTCCGTGAAATTCCTTTAGCACGTAAATCCGTTCAATTTCGAGTGCGTTTTTATCCTTTATTTCTGTTTGTGATTGTCCGAAATTCACTTTTAAATACCCAATCACATTGTCGTCAAGTTCCGCAAAATAGAATTCAGCGTTTTCGTCTGTCAGTTCAGTTTTCAGTTTTTCGGTCGAAAATCCTTCTTCCAAATATTTTCGCATATCTTCTTCGCTGTTATCGGAAGAAAATGTCTCGGCAAAAGTCAATTTCCCGATTTCCTTTAGGTTTTCAATGTCTTGGATATTTACTTTTCTAATTTTCACTTATTGTTTAGTTTAAAATTCTTTTTCATAATAGTCACATAAACTGGAAACGATACATTCTTCGCATTTCGGTTTTCTTGATATGCAGATGTTCATTCCGTGCTGTATTAGCCACTCGTGAGCGTGTTTTTTATATTTTTTTGGTGTAAGTCTGTTTATTTCGTCAGCGGTATCTTCATTGGATTTAGTTTCCACTATTCCAAGTCGGTTCAAAACTCTGTGTACGTGTGTGTCAACTGCAATGGTGTCTCCACCAAAATTAAAATTCATCATTATATCTGTACACTTCCGTCCCACACCTTGTAGTTCCAAAAGTTCTTTTTCCGTTCGTGGTACTTCTCCGTTGTGATTGTCAATTAACTGTTGGCACATTTCTTTTAAATGTTTTGTCTTTCGATTATAATGTGCCACAGGTTTAATCAACTCGGTAAGTTCGTCATCTGACAAATCCAATATTTCTTTTGGTGTTGTAGCTTTATCATATAGGGCATTGCACGCTCGGATTACCCGTTTTGTGTGTGTCATTGTTGAAAGCATTACAGAGACCAAACTTTTAAAATCCGTACTGTTAAGTCCGTTTTTTTCCCATTCATTATCGTTTTCGGCAAATATTTCGTACTCGTTGCTTAATTTCTCGTAAACTTTTTCAATGTTCTTTTTTGCCATTTTTTCGATTATGTTTTTGCTGTTTTTCAGCTTGCAGGTAACGTGATTGTGTATGATTAGTGGCGTGTTTAAGCACCTAATTTGGCAAATAAAAACCGAATAGAAAATCCGCGAGGATTTTCGTAAGTAGGCGAGAACCAGCCATTAATTATACACGGTGTTGAACTAAACCTAAAGGTAGCTTCACGAGACAGTTACATCACGATTCACCCTTTACGAGGATCAAGGTTTAATCTAATACTCAATATTATGAAAAAAAAATGACACTCTCATTGAAAGAGCCATTATTTCCGTTCCAGAGTTTGCAATGCTCTACCACAAACTCAAGCGCTCCGTTGAGCTCGCTGGTAAAAGCCAGAGCACACTTACCAACTATGCCCGCTGTCTGGCGCACATCGCACTCCATTTTAACTGTAGTCCGCTTGAGCTCGATGAGGAACAGATCTTAGATTATCTACACGTTTTAAAGTCACAACATAAGACCCCCTCAGATAGTTTTTTCAAGCACACTGTTTATGGGCTTCGCTATGCTTATCGCATCTTTGGGATGAAAGAAATGCGGGTCATACTTCCTTCTATTGAACGCTCCAAGAAGCTCCCCGTGGTATTAAACCAAAGGGAGGTAAAAAAACTGCTTCGCACTCCAAGACTGCTCAAGCACCGATTGGTACTTGCCATGCTCTATGGCTGTGGGCTCCGCAATTTTGAACTTCGCAACCTACAACGCAGGATCTAGATTTTGACAGGAAGTTGCTGCACGTGCGCCAGGGCAAGGGGCGCAAGGATCGCTATGTTCCCTTATCCGAGATACAGATCCGTGGCCTTAAGAAGTACCTACAGGCAGAGAATCCGGTCACTTGGTGCTTTACCGGCAATGATAGAACAGGCAGTCCGGCGCAGCTTTCCTCGCAAGGGATACAGTGGATCGGCGTGAGGCCCGCAAGCAAAGCGGTATTACAAAGGAGATTACCGCCCTATCCTGCGCCATAGCTATGCCACCCATCTTTTGGAAATGGGTCTGGACATTATGAGCGTGAAGGACCTCTTGGGACACGCAGATATTCAGACCACTCTTATCTACCTCCATGTGGCACAATCAGGTAGGCAAAAGCCGTTCAGTCCGCTGGATAGGCTTTATGGTCAATAGGGATGTGCTGTCCCGATCATGAAGTAGCGCACGTATTGGAGCGCAACAGGGAGCACCTTGCCAATCATTGTGCCAACAGTTGCGCAGTCCGCACCCTGCATGCCCTGCGCAAGTGCCGCACGGCGGCCCTTGGCGGCCACATTGATTGTTGTAATAATCTGCCTGTTATAAGCTCCATCTTAGCTACAACAGTTGCCGTAACCGTCATTGACCCAAGTGCCAAGGACACAAGAAGGAAGCATGGATCCAGGCAAGGGAGGCAGATTTATTAAAGGTTTCTTACTTCCACGTGGTCTTTACCCTGCCCTGTGAGCTGAACAGGTTATCTCTGTACGAGCCAAAATTGGTGTACAACCTTTTGTTCAAACGGCCTGGGGCATCGTTAAGGATTTTGGCGCTAATCCCAAGTTCTTGGGTGGCAGGATGGGAATGGTCGCTATACTGCACACTTGGGGGCAGAACCTCTCGTTGCACCCACACCTGCACTGCATTGTCCCGGGAGGTGGGATTACCAAGACTGGCAAATGGAAGAACACCAAGAGCAAGGGAAAGTACCTGTTTCCGGTAAAGGCGATGAGCATAGTTTTTAGGGCTCGGTTTGTTGCTGGGCTGCGCAAAGAGCTTGGAAAATCACAACCCGCTTCATTTTACGAAAGCCTGTTCAAGAACCAGTGGGTGGTCTATTGCAAACGCCCATTCTTTGGGCCTTCACAGGTAGTGGAATATCTAGGGCGCTATACCCATAAAATTGCGATAAGCAACCATCGTAT
Encoded here:
- a CDS encoding tyrosine-type recombinase/integrase gives rise to the protein MESYLYYCQKLHKTPSESFFKHTIYGLRAAYKVMGMPAKRVALPVIKRDLKLPTVLSQDEVKRLLRAPKYLKHRLIIGMLYGCGLRSYELCNLKLADIDFDRKTVFVPKKKGKIDWYIPLSKYLVNGLKTYIKTESPQIYLFNSQVTKQGEPRGLSTNGVRWVINENRSKIGSSKKITAHTLRHSFATHLLEYGVDIVSLKELLGHAHIEMTLTYLHVANLPSGSKFSPLDKLYD
- the ltrA gene encoding group II intron reverse transcriptase/maturase, yielding MNLWNETKSIPISRTMVWEAYKKVRANKGSAGVDSISMEEFDAHRRKHLYKLWNRMASGSYFPPMVKQVEIPKKDGNVRKLGIPTISDRQMVIKMYIEPRLEKVFSPNSYGYRPHRNAHQALTAVRKNCWKSDWVIDLDIKGFFDNIDHNKLMLAVEKHIPENWVKRYIARWLASPVLTKTGEIIINKGKGTPQGGVISPVLANLFLHYGFDKWLEQNDSTINYTRYADDVIVHCSSQQHAERTLSTIRNRMTKIGLELHPKKTKIVYCKDYRRQQKYPIVKFDFLGYSFQPRTSKSKKTKRLFLSFDCAISISSKKRIADKLGELKVHRMTVKSIVGIAYCLNPMIRGWIRYYGKFRISMLHKVFKLLNNRLVRWARKRYKRYKNSIKRAYQWFTRVQEQFPNLFYHWQMGFIK
- a CDS encoding GNAT family N-acetyltransferase, yielding MKIRKVNIQDIENLKEIGKLTFAETFSSDNSEEDMRKYLEEGFSTEKLKTELTDENAEFYFAELDDNVIGYLKVNFGQSQTEIKDKNALEIERIYVLKEFHGKKVGQILYNKAIELAKEKNVEYVWLGVWEQNPRAIRFYEKNGFVAFDKHIFQLGNDEQTDIMMKLKLKKKASR
- a CDS encoding endonuclease III domain-containing protein; its protein translation is MAKKNIEKVYEKLSNEYEIFAENDNEWEKNGLNSTDFKSLVSVMLSTMTHTKRVIRACNALYDKATTPKEILDLSDDELTELIKPVAHYNRKTKHLKEMCQQLIDNHNGEVPRTEKELLELQGVGRKCTDIMMNFNFGGDTIAVDTHVHRVLNRLGIVETKSNEDTADEINRLTPKKYKKHAHEWLIQHGMNICISRKPKCEECIVSSLCDYYEKEF
- a CDS encoding phage integrase N-terminal SAM-like domain-containing protein; the encoded protein is MLYHKLKRSVELAGKSQSTLTNYARCLAHIALHFNCSPLELDEEQILDYLHVLKSQHKTPSDSFFKHTVYGLRYAYRIFGMKEMRVILPSIERSKKLPVVLNQREVKKLLRTPRLLKHRLVLAMLYGCGLRNFELRNLQRRI